Proteins encoded in a region of the Bacteroidales bacterium genome:
- a CDS encoding DUF2975 domain-containing protein — protein sequence MKTTQVLKFADLVFKIVIGFIITLLTAFIFIFIHSSIHPEFYDKVVVTGENYSMISYLSSIPDSPETYTEWKESGNKYYYLNRLSVKSKLLTLFRIMIPFLICLLLLKYLVKFFRSVKNLSTFFIKSSAYFTKIAYCFTVLLVFDLLNSILGSEISMIWLDGEYWTHHYNITLGRFILDICLILIAFLTSFVFKEGEQLRTENELTI from the coding sequence ATGAAAACAACCCAGGTATTAAAATTTGCTGATCTAGTTTTTAAAATAGTAATCGGTTTCATTATCACACTATTGACGGCTTTTATTTTTATCTTCATCCACTCATCAATACATCCGGAATTTTATGATAAAGTAGTAGTAACCGGCGAAAATTATTCAATGATTTCGTATTTGTCAAGTATTCCGGATTCGCCGGAGACATATACCGAATGGAAAGAGTCCGGAAACAAATATTATTATTTAAACAGGTTATCTGTTAAGAGCAAGCTTCTTACCTTATTCCGGATCATGATACCTTTCTTGATCTGTTTATTGTTACTTAAGTATCTGGTGAAATTTTTCAGAAGTGTAAAAAATCTCTCTACATTTTTTATAAAAAGCTCAGCCTATTTCACTAAAATAGCTTATTGTTTCACTGTATTATTGGTTTTCGATTTGTTGAACTCAATATTAGGTTCGGAAATATCCATGATTTGGCTGGATGGTGAATACTGGACGCATCATTATAATATTACCTTAGGTAGGTTTATTCTGGATATCTGCCTGATACTAATTGCTTTTTTAACTAGTTTTGTCTTCAAGGAAGGAGAACAGTTGAGGACTGAAAACGAATTAACGATATAA
- a CDS encoding tetratricopeptide repeat protein, with product MTSIAQTSKIDSLRVMLHKEKTDTGRIMLYNKIAREISTSAYVNVYQGEQQYYDTAYYYADSGLVLSQNIDFLKGEIEITRTMGAIYYYAGRHDEAIHYFEESYEKASQLGSAYEKAAAMYNIGYTYRAQEKYIQALEYLNIASSLFQVDDQEWMLDIKRLMSQIYKDISENELSIEYGKDALDIAWSIGDTLSAASISYNLAAPYLALNDTATSIQLYETAIEYFQRIDNYQMEATVLRDYAFNITAKTDPQKTLELLSEASSLYEQINPNNFALAYTYQGISDIYKRSGKKDSTVYYQNKALQKALSSELPSTIAHIYMWVGTDALESGQLDKAERSFLTAQKYNRETGTASVEVQILNKLSDIYLKKGNPEKAFKVKRLSVHLHDSLVSVESKRRLDILQIQYELKEIQEQKELEWQMQAEQQNQSIIRRRKIIVLSLIALALMAILLTKLIANYRQIKKKNSLLQESHEEMLQIQEQLRLSNNELNMYKDYLEDMVQKKTAEQAEKDMQLYSMSNNLSGGFIYRKIISEDGKEHLSYISSNVEKLFGISPELLMNGHRDLFSYLDEGGSEAIKKKEREYAIKLQPFRHEFHLTQNGKSIWLYNHEFPHIDDKKNVVWDGLVIDITKQKEVEQSLNIAKEKAEEADRLKSVFLANMSHEIRTPMNAIMGFIGFVENERLSPDKRKIYISTIHNSVSQLLQLVENIIDISKLEIQQIKIFPAEFELNELMKEIENLFILQLGENTALFFHLDDRHFLKDDTVKNDRTRIRQVLYNLVENAIKYTEKGYIRFGYKETDDPSELLFFVEDTGIGIPEDQQEVIFEYFRQGTEIELKPKYGGTGLGLSISKGLIGQMGGRIWVESKLGEGSTFFFTVKKHLDTQEDR from the coding sequence ATGACTTCTATCGCTCAGACATCAAAAATAGATAGTCTGCGGGTGATGTTGCATAAAGAAAAAACTGATACGGGACGTATCATGCTTTACAATAAAATTGCCCGTGAAATCTCGACTTCTGCATATGTGAATGTTTACCAGGGAGAACAACAATATTATGATACGGCATATTATTATGCAGACAGCGGATTGGTTCTTTCCCAGAACATTGATTTCCTGAAAGGGGAAATTGAAATAACCCGGACCATGGGAGCTATTTATTACTATGCCGGAAGACATGATGAAGCCATTCATTATTTTGAGGAATCTTATGAAAAAGCGTCACAGCTTGGCTCTGCCTATGAAAAAGCTGCAGCCATGTATAATATCGGTTATACCTACCGGGCCCAGGAAAAATATATACAAGCATTGGAATACCTGAACATTGCCTCATCATTGTTTCAGGTAGATGACCAGGAATGGATGTTGGACATCAAAAGATTGATGTCTCAGATCTATAAGGACATTTCAGAAAATGAGCTCTCGATTGAATACGGGAAAGATGCATTGGATATAGCCTGGAGCATCGGAGATACTTTGTCTGCAGCATCTATCAGTTATAACCTGGCTGCCCCTTATCTGGCCCTGAATGATACGGCTACCAGCATACAACTTTATGAGACGGCTATAGAATACTTCCAACGGATAGATAATTACCAAATGGAAGCAACCGTTCTCCGCGATTATGCTTTTAATATTACTGCAAAAACAGATCCCCAAAAAACGTTGGAGCTATTATCTGAAGCTAGTTCATTATATGAGCAGATCAACCCCAATAATTTCGCCTTGGCTTATACGTATCAGGGAATCAGCGATATATACAAGAGATCCGGAAAGAAGGACAGTACTGTTTATTACCAAAACAAGGCCCTGCAAAAAGCTTTATCCTCTGAACTTCCTTCTACCATAGCCCATATATATATGTGGGTAGGAACAGATGCCCTGGAATCAGGACAACTGGATAAAGCAGAACGATCTTTCCTGACAGCCCAGAAATACAACCGTGAAACCGGCACCGCATCTGTAGAGGTCCAGATATTAAACAAATTAAGCGATATATACCTGAAAAAAGGAAATCCTGAAAAAGCATTCAAAGTAAAACGATTATCGGTTCACCTACATGATTCATTGGTCTCCGTCGAAAGTAAAAGACGTTTAGACATATTACAGATACAATATGAGCTAAAAGAAATTCAGGAACAAAAGGAGTTGGAATGGCAAATGCAGGCTGAGCAGCAGAATCAAAGTATTATCCGTCGTCGTAAAATCATTGTCCTTTCCCTGATAGCTTTGGCATTGATGGCTATTTTGTTGACCAAATTAATTGCCAACTATCGGCAAATCAAGAAAAAAAATTCATTACTACAGGAAAGCCATGAAGAAATGTTACAGATACAGGAACAGTTACGCCTGTCCAACAATGAGTTGAACATGTACAAGGATTATCTTGAAGATATGGTCCAGAAGAAAACAGCTGAACAGGCCGAAAAGGACATGCAGCTGTACAGCATGAGCAATAATCTCTCCGGAGGATTCATATACAGAAAGATCATCAGTGAGGATGGAAAAGAGCACCTGTCTTATATCAGTAGTAATGTAGAAAAATTATTCGGCATTTCTCCTGAACTTCTTATGAATGGTCATCGTGACCTGTTTTCGTACTTAGATGAAGGAGGATCCGAAGCTATCAAGAAAAAAGAACGGGAATATGCCATCAAGTTACAACCCTTCAGGCATGAATTCCATCTTACACAAAATGGTAAGTCAATATGGTTATACAATCATGAATTTCCGCATATCGATGACAAAAAGAATGTTGTCTGGGATGGATTAGTGATTGATATTACCAAACAAAAAGAAGTGGAACAATCCTTAAATATAGCCAAAGAAAAAGCCGAAGAGGCCGATCGTTTAAAATCAGTATTTTTGGCAAATATGTCTCACGAGATCCGTACACCCATGAATGCGATCATGGGATTCATTGGTTTTGTCGAAAATGAAAGGCTTTCCCCGGATAAACGTAAAATATATATTTCAACCATCCACAATAGTGTTTCCCAATTATTACAACTGGTTGAAAACATCATCGATATCTCCAAACTGGAAATCCAGCAAATCAAAATCTTTCCTGCCGAATTTGAACTAAATGAACTGATGAAAGAGATCGAAAACCTGTTCATACTCCAGCTGGGAGAGAATACGGCCCTCTTCTTTCATCTCGATGATCGCCATTTCCTGAAAGATGATACCGTCAAAAATGATCGTACACGAATACGGCAAGTTTTATATAATCTTGTAGAAAACGCTATTAAATACACTGAAAAAGGCTATATCCGGTTTGGTTACAAAGAGACGGATGATCCTTCCGAATTATTATTTTTTGTGGAAGATACCGGCATTGGTATTCCGGAAGATCAACAAGAAGTTATCTTTGAATATTTCCGGCAGGGAACAGAAATTGAACTTAAACCTAAATATGGAGGTACCGGCCTGGGACTATCTATCTCAAAAGGACTGATCGGACAAATGGGAGGACGTATATGGGTAGAGTCCAAACTCGGTGAAGGAAGTACTTTTTTCTTTACTGTAAAAAAGCATCTGGATACTCAGGAGGATCGATGA
- a CDS encoding AI-2E family transporter, whose product MKFVSTHNNDVIRQVLFIIALIALGVVIFKELRFFLGGALGALTFYVILRNPFLFLVEKRKWNKSIASLALILLLVIFLMLFGAGAIDMVMSRISEFDNKRVMDGINVINDKIKQATGFDIYSSKFFEQTKDTLLRITSEVLNSAYGFAANMVMMIFILYFMLVNNTKMETNAVKIIPFRGKALSQVLQEVKGMIISNAVGIPSIMIIQGMIATLGYWIFGIKDPWFWGVITGFFSIIPIVGTVAVWGLLCIYLLGSGQIWQGIGLLLYCAVLVSSMDNIVRIVLGKYMVNTHPLITILGVIMGISLFGFWGIIFGPILIDLFLLLFKIYRTEYMHENERPSDSSKAVVS is encoded by the coding sequence ATGAAATTTGTATCTACCCATAATAATGATGTTATCCGTCAGGTTTTATTTATCATTGCATTGATTGCTTTGGGCGTTGTTATATTCAAGGAGTTACGTTTTTTTCTGGGGGGTGCTTTGGGGGCACTTACGTTTTACGTGATACTGCGTAATCCGTTTTTATTCCTGGTCGAGAAGCGTAAATGGAATAAAAGTATCGCCTCATTAGCGCTTATTTTATTACTGGTGATTTTTTTAATGCTGTTCGGTGCCGGAGCCATTGATATGGTCATGTCCAGAATTTCAGAATTTGATAATAAGCGGGTGATGGATGGCATTAATGTGATCAATGATAAGATCAAGCAGGCAACCGGATTTGATATTTATTCCAGCAAATTCTTTGAGCAAACAAAAGATACATTATTGCGCATTACCTCGGAAGTATTGAATTCAGCGTATGGTTTTGCAGCAAATATGGTGATGATGATATTCATTTTGTATTTCATGTTGGTGAACAATACAAAAATGGAAACCAATGCAGTCAAGATTATTCCGTTCCGGGGAAAAGCGTTGTCTCAGGTACTTCAGGAAGTAAAAGGCATGATAATTTCCAATGCAGTAGGGATCCCGTCCATTATGATCATACAAGGAATGATTGCGACATTAGGGTACTGGATTTTTGGTATTAAGGATCCATGGTTTTGGGGTGTGATTACTGGATTCTTCAGCATCATACCAATCGTCGGAACAGTTGCCGTATGGGGACTACTGTGTATCTATTTACTGGGTTCCGGACAAATATGGCAAGGTATCGGGCTTTTGCTTTATTGTGCCGTTCTTGTATCATCTATGGATAATATCGTCCGCATTGTGTTGGGTAAATATATGGTCAATACGCATCCCCTGATCACGATCCTGGGAGTAATTATGGGAATAAGCCTGTTCGGGTTTTGGGGTATTATCTTCGGACCTATATTGATAGATCTGTTTTTACTTCTGTTTAAAATATACCGTACAGAATATATGCATGAAAACGAACGGCCTTCTGATTCCTCAAAAGCGGTTGTTTCCTGA
- a CDS encoding methylated-DNA--[protein]-cysteine S-methyltransferase, with translation MSDKIAIAHYMSPIGLVEIHSSDNKITALFFCNDSHNDDQIGSELLKKCISQLDEYFKGERIIFDLPLYQEGTEFQQKVWNALLDIPFGNTATYADIAQKIGNSKAVRAVGTTNGKNQLWLVVPCHRIIGSDGSLTGYAGGIERKKWLLDHEARISRKLGLTIHQSIQLELF, from the coding sequence ATGTCAGATAAAATAGCCATCGCTCATTACATGTCCCCTATCGGGCTTGTAGAAATCCATTCCTCTGATAATAAGATTACTGCATTATTTTTTTGTAACGATTCCCATAATGATGATCAGATCGGGTCGGAATTGTTGAAAAAGTGTATCTCCCAGTTGGACGAATATTTCAAAGGCGAAAGGATAATATTTGATCTACCTCTCTATCAGGAAGGAACCGAATTTCAGCAAAAGGTATGGAATGCCCTTTTAGATATCCCGTTTGGTAATACCGCGACTTATGCCGATATTGCGCAGAAAATCGGAAATTCGAAAGCAGTCCGTGCGGTAGGAACCACCAATGGAAAAAACCAGCTTTGGCTGGTAGTCCCTTGTCACCGGATCATCGGTTCGGATGGTTCCCTGACAGGATATGCCGGAGGAATCGAACGCAAAAAATGGTTGCTTGACCATGAAGCAAGGATTTCCCGGAAATTAGGATTGACTATTCATCAATCCATTCAGTTAGAATTATTTTAG
- a CDS encoding type I restriction enzyme HsdR N-terminal domain-containing protein, with amino-acid sequence MDPLNFPAYQVRTKVISNKMSIFDSVRRKYVALTPEEWVRQHLINYLVTEKKCPISLISVETPLKYVQMNKRSDVIVYGRNGQPLLLAECKAPEVNITQKVFEQITIYNLTIHAPYLMVTNGLQHYCLSSQAGEKPACFLREIPDYQTLVRNTII; translated from the coding sequence TTGGATCCATTAAATTTTCCTGCTTATCAGGTCCGGACAAAAGTTATCAGCAATAAAATGTCCATCTTTGATTCCGTACGCAGGAAATATGTTGCGCTGACTCCGGAAGAATGGGTACGTCAACATCTGATCAATTATCTGGTTACAGAAAAAAAATGCCCGATCTCGCTCATTTCGGTAGAAACACCTTTGAAATACGTCCAAATGAATAAACGCAGCGATGTAATTGTATATGGGCGCAACGGACAACCTCTGTTACTGGCTGAATGCAAGGCTCCAGAAGTAAATATTACACAAAAAGTGTTCGAACAGATAACCATATACAACCTGACCATTCATGCGCCTTACCTGATGGTGACCAATGGACTGCAACACTATTGCCTGTCTTCCCAGGCAGGAGAAAAACCGGCCTGTTTTCTCCGCGAAATACCTGACTACCAGACCCTGGTCAGAAATACCATCATTTAA
- a CDS encoding helix-turn-helix transcriptional regulator, with the protein MAIIVNLDVMMARRKMSLSELSEKIDITMANLSILKNNKAKAIRFSTLEAICKVLDCQPCDILEYKE; encoded by the coding sequence ATGGCAATAATAGTAAACCTTGATGTGATGATGGCCAGGCGGAAAATGTCATTGTCTGAACTGTCAGAGAAAATAGATATCACGATGGCCAATTTATCGATCCTGAAAAATAACAAGGCAAAAGCAATCCGGTTTTCCACGCTGGAAGCAATATGCAAAGTGCTTGATTGTCAACCATGTGACATTCTGGAATATAAAGAATGA
- a CDS encoding aldo/keto reductase, giving the protein MSNHSVNRRNFIKLSAAASAALALNHATIQAKPAIRENKIPERTLGRTNIQLPILSMGVMRADNPSVVRAAYNSGIIHFDTANGYQNGKNEEMLGTFFSGKPRDSYILATKVKQNLGDDAVEKFLEQFETSMKRLKMDHVDILYFHALSKPEEVNYAPIVEAMVKLKKDGRTKYIGLSTHSNEPAVINAAVDNGNYDVILTSYNFNQKHLSELNPAIERAVKANLGIVAMKTMAGGYLDRERTQKVNTKAALKWALQNPNIHTAIPGFTSFEELEECLDSAANLEMDQEEKNFLSVTANQTLLYCQGCRNCIDQCSKNLPIPDMMRAYMYNYGYKSPQLAQEVITGLQLAENPCGDCAACTVRCTGGFQVAEKIKDINRLRNVSKDFLV; this is encoded by the coding sequence ATGAGTAACCATTCAGTCAACCGCAGGAATTTTATTAAATTATCTGCTGCCGCGAGTGCAGCGTTAGCTTTGAACCATGCAACAATACAGGCTAAGCCTGCTATCCGGGAAAATAAAATACCGGAACGTACCCTTGGAAGGACCAATATTCAGCTTCCAATACTAAGTATGGGGGTAATGCGGGCGGATAATCCATCTGTTGTGCGTGCAGCATATAATTCCGGGATCATTCATTTTGATACGGCCAACGGATACCAGAACGGGAAGAATGAAGAGATGCTGGGAACTTTCTTTTCCGGTAAACCCAGGGATTCGTATATTCTTGCCACTAAAGTAAAGCAGAATTTGGGTGACGATGCTGTTGAAAAGTTCCTGGAACAATTTGAGACCAGCATGAAACGATTGAAGATGGATCATGTGGATATTCTCTATTTTCATGCTTTGAGCAAGCCGGAAGAAGTCAATTATGCACCCATCGTTGAAGCAATGGTTAAACTAAAGAAAGATGGCCGGACAAAATATATCGGATTATCTACACACAGCAATGAGCCTGCAGTAATTAATGCGGCCGTGGATAACGGGAATTACGATGTAATTCTGACATCCTATAATTTTAATCAAAAACACCTGTCGGAATTGAATCCGGCTATTGAGCGTGCTGTAAAAGCAAATCTGGGTATTGTAGCCATGAAAACGATGGCCGGTGGATACCTGGATCGTGAACGGACTCAAAAGGTAAATACTAAGGCCGCATTAAAATGGGCTTTACAGAATCCGAATATACATACAGCCATTCCAGGATTCACTTCTTTTGAAGAATTGGAGGAATGTCTGGATTCAGCTGCTAATCTGGAAATGGATCAGGAAGAAAAGAATTTCCTTTCAGTTACAGCCAATCAGACTCTTTTGTACTGTCAGGGCTGCAGGAATTGTATCGACCAGTGTTCAAAGAATCTGCCTATTCCGGATATGATGCGTGCATATATGTACAATTATGGGTACAAAAGCCCGCAACTTGCCCAGGAAGTAATTACCGGACTACAACTGGCAGAAAATCCCTGTGGGGATTGTGCTGCCTGTACTGTAAGATGTACCGGCGGATTTCAGGTTGCTGAAAAAATAAAGGATATTAACCGTCTCCGGAATGTATCCAAAGATTTCCTTGTGTAA